Part of the Subtercola frigoramans genome, TGATCGACCTGGGGCCGGAGGGTGGCTCGGGCGGCGGCAAGATCCTCGCCACAGGCACGCCGGAGCAGCTCGCCAAAGTCAAGAAGAGCCACACCGGCTTCTTCCTCAAGGAGATCCTCGACGCTGAAGAGGGTACGAGACGCAAGGCGTCATGAGCGACACCGTCAGCTATCGCCCGAAGGCAGGGGAGATCCCGACCCAGCCCGGTGTCTACCGCTTCCGTGACGAGTCAGGCCGGGTGCTCTACGTGGGGAAGGCGCAGAACCTTCGCGCCCGCCTGAGCAACTACTTCGCACCTCTGCGGAGCCTGCACGAGCGCACCCGCCGAATGGTCACCACAGCATCCAGTGTCGAATGGACCGTTGTGGCCACCGACATCGAGGCGCTGCAACTCGAATACACCTGGATCAAGGAGTTCGAACCGCCGTTCAACGTCAAGTTCCGTGACGACAAGACCTACCCGTTCATGGCGATCACCCTGGCCGACGAGGCACCGCGGGTGATGGTGACGCGCAACCAGAAGATCAAAGGCGCGAAGTACTTCGGCCCGTACCCCAAGATCTGGGCGGTGCACGAGACGATCGACCTGATGATCAAGGCCTTTCCCATTCGCACCTGCTCCGACTCGAGCTACAAGAAGGCCATGCAGAGCGGACGGCCCTGCTTTCCCGGCCAGATCGGCCGCTGCGGCGGGCCCTGCTCCGGCAAGGTCACCATCGAAGAGCACCGTGAGCTGGTCAACGACTTCATCGCCTTCATGAACGGCCACGACAAGAGGTTCGTCACCGAAGCGACGAAACGTATGCGTGAGGCTTCAGAGGCGCAGGAGTACGAGAAGGCGGCGCGTTACCGCGACCAGCTGCAGGCGCTCGACGCGGTGCTTGAGAAGAGCAACGTTGTCCTGGCCGACAGCGTCGACACCGACCTGTTCGGTATCGAGCACGACGAGCTGGCCGCTGCCGTGCAGCAGTTCATCGTTCGCGGAGGCCGCATTCGCGGAGTCAGAGCCTGGATGGTCGACAAGGAGCTCGATCTGAGCACCGCCGAACTCGTGGACTCCATCCTGCAGACCGCGTACGACGGTTTCGTCCCGCCGCGCGAGATAATCGTGCCCGACCTCCCCGACGACGCCGAAGAGCTCGAGCAGTGGCTCTCCCAGCGTCGCGGCACCTCGAAAGTCGCGCTGAAGACGGCCCAGCGAGGCGAGAAGGCCGCCCTCATGCAGACGGCCACCCTCAACGCGAAGAACGCCCTCATGCTCTACAAGATGCGACGCAGCACCGACTTCGTCGCACGCACCGAAGCCCTCACCGACATCCAGAACGGGCTCGGGATGCCCGACGCGCCCCTGCGCATGGAGTGCTTCGACGTCTCGCACCTGGGCGGCACCAACGTCGTCGCCTCGATGGTGGTCTTCGAAGACGGGCTGGCCCGCAAAGACCAGTACCGGCGGTTCACCATCCCCGAGACGACAGACGACACCGACTCGATCTACCAGGTGATCACCCGCAGGCTCGCCTACCTCGAAGAGGGTTCAGAACGAGCCGACTCCGACACTGCTGCGAAGAAGTTCTCGTACCCGCCGAACCTGCTCATCGTCGACGGCGGCCAGCCGCAGGTGCAGGCCGCCGCCCGCGCGCTGAAGGAGTCCGGTGTCACCGGCATCTTCCTGTGCGGCCTGGCGAAGCGGCTGGAGGAGATCTGGTTGCCCGACGACGACTTCCCGGTCATCCTGCCGCGCGGCAGTGAGGCCCTGTTCCTGCTGCAGCGTATCCGCGACGAAGCCCACCGCTTTGCCATCACGCACCAGCGGGCCAGGCGCAAACGCGACATCACCTCGGTGCTCTCCGAGATCCCGGGCCTCGGCCCGGCCCGCGTGAAGACACTGCTCAAGGAGTTCGGCTCTGTCACCAAGCTGAAGCAGGCGAGCGCCGAGCAGATCGCAGAGGTGAAGGGCATCGGCGAGGTGCTGGCTACGACGATCCACCATCAGTTGCGGTCGTAGTCATGGCTCCCCGGCATGCTGGCCTGCGCCCGAAGGCCGTCGCCCGGCCCGATAGTCTAAGAAGACGCACCAGGCTCCGACGAAGCGAAGGCACACAACAGCGATGACACTCGACACTGCCCAGCAGCAGGAAGTGCTCATCGTGACTGGAATGTCGGGTGCTGGCCGTTCGACGGTCGCGAATGCGCTCGAAGATCTCGGCTGGTACGTCGTCGACAACCTGCCTCCCCAGATGCTCCGGCCGCTGGTCGACCTGGCAGAGCACGCCGGCCAGGCACTGCCCCGCCTCGCCGCCGTGGTCGATGTGCGTGGACGTGACTTCTTCTCTGACCTGCAGGACATCATCCAGGCTCTCCGCAGCGGCATCCAGCTTCGAGTGGTCTTCCTCGAGGCGACAGATGCCGCGCTGGTGCGGCGCTTCGAACAGGTGCGTCGCCCGCACCCTCTCCAGGGCAACGGCACCCTGCTCGACGGCATCGGTGCGGAGCGGGCACGCATGACCGCCATCCGCGAGTCCAGTGACATCATCATCGACACCTCAGACCTCAATATCCACCAGCTGGCAACCGTGGTGGCCGAGCGCTTCGCCGCGGTCGACACGGCTGGCGTGCAGGTCACAGTGATGAGTTTCGGGTTCAAGTACGGCGCCCCCTCCGATGCCGACGCAATGGCCGACTGCCGCTTCATCCCCAACCCCTTCTGGATTCCCGAACTGCGCGACAAGACCGGCCTCGACGTCGAGGTTGCAGACTACGTGCTCGCCCAGGAGGGTGCAGAGGAGTTCATCGACAACTACGCGAAGGCGCTTGCTCCCGTTCTGGCTGGGTACCAACGCGAGAACAAACGGCACGCCACGATTGCCATAGGCTGCACGGGCGGCAAACACCGTTCGGTGGCCGTTGCCCGCAAGCTCGCCGAACTGATCAGCACCAATCCCGGCGTCGCCGTGAGTATCAAGCACCGCGACCTCGGGCGCGAATAACCGGCATCCGTCGCACACCAGGGTCGCACTGTTTCGCGACCGGTACGCAGGATGACCGCACTAAGGAGATGGAAGAGATTGGCTCTCACCGCCGATGTCAAGACCGAACTGACCGGAGTCGTTGTCAGCAAGACAGCAGCCCGGGCCGCCGAACTGGCGACGATACTGAGGTTCGCCGGGGGTCTGCACCTGATCTCGGGTCGAATCGCCATCGAGGCTGAACTCGAAACGACCGAACTCGTCAAACGCGTGCGCAAGGACCTCGCCGAACTGTACGGAGTCCGGGGCGACGTGTCGCTCATTGCGGCTTCGGGCGCCAGGCGAAGCAGCTACTACCTGGTGCGGGTTCTCGACGGCGGCGAGACTCTGGCCCGCCAGACAGGCCTGCTGGATGCCCGGCGGCGCCCGATCAGGGGCCTCCCCAACCGCCTCACAACCGGGTCGGTTGAAGAGCTCGCCGCGGTCTGGCGTGGAGCGTTCCTCGCCCAGGGTTCGCTGACGGATCCCGGACGCTCTGCCGCACTCGAGGTGATCTGCCCCGGCAACGAGTCGGCAATGGCTCTCGTCGGCGCTGCAGCTCGCCTGCACGTTGCGGCGAAAGCACGGGAAGTGCGCGGGGTACACCGGGTGGTCATCCGTGACGGCGAGGCGATCGCCTCGATGCTCGGGTTGATGGGCGCGAAGGAATCTGTCGCGCGCTGGGAGGAGATGCGCCAGCGCCGCGAGGTCCGCGCCACGGCCAACCGGCTGGTGAACTTCGACGATGCGAACCTCCGCCGCTCAGCGCAGGCCGCCGTGGCCGCGTGCTCGCGGGTGGAACGCGCGCTCGAGATCATCGGCGACGAGGTTCCGGAGCACTTGCGTTATGCAGGTGAACTCCGGTTGAACTTTCGTGATGCCAGCCTCGACGAACTCGGTTCCCATGCCGAACCACCGATGACCAAGGATGCGATCGCCGGGCGTATCCGTCGCCTACTCGCGATGGCAGACAAGAAGGCGACAGACCTCGGAATCCCCGGCACTGACGCGAACCTTCCGCCCGATCTGGACGACTGATACCAGCTGGTCCCTCACAGGGGGAATCATTCAGATGACGTGCGGTTGACTTCAATAGAATGGTCAGGTGGGGGAATGAGCCCTCGGTTTCGATCCAGAAGCCTGAGGCGGCACCTCACACAACAAGTACAAGGAGACACAATGGCTGAATACACCCTTCCAGATCTTCCCTACGACTACGCAGCACTTGAGCCGCACATCAGTGCGACGATCATGACGCTGCACCACGACAAGCACCACGCGACCTACGTCGCGGGCGCGAACGCCGCGCTTGCCCAGCTTGCCGACGCTCGCGACTCCGAGAACCTCGCGGTCGTCAACAAGCTCGAGAAGGACCTCGCCTTCAACCTCGGTGGCCACGTCAACCACTCGATCTTCTGGACGAACCTGTCTCCCGAGGGTGGCGAGCCGACCGGCGAGCTGGCCGCCGGCATCGACGAGTTCTTCGGCTCGTTCGACAAGTTCAAGGCCCACTTCACCGCCGTCGCGCTCGGCGTCCAGGGTTCCGGCTGGTCCGTTCTCGCCTACGACGTCATCGGCAAGAAACTCAGCATCTTCCAGCTCTTCGACCAGCAGGGCAACGTGCCGTTCGGCCTCGTTCCGCTGCTCATGCTCGACGTCTGGGAGCACGCGTACTACCTCGACTACAAGAACGTGCGCCCCGACTACGTCAAGGCGTTCTGGAACATCGTCAACTGGGAGAACGTCGCATCGCGGTACGCCGCTGCGAGCTCTAAGACTGACGGTCTGCTGATACTGTCATAGCGAATCCACGTCAAGCATTCACGGGCGCCGCACCGGTTCACGCCGCGGGCGGTGCCCGGGTGCTTGCCGCTCTGCATCAGCAGCACTATCTGCACCAAGCACCAAGCACTCTGACTCACGGTAATGAACAACCTGCCCCGCGGGGCCCCAATCACAGGAGCAACACGTGTCTGTCAAGATCGGTATCAACGGCTTCGGCCGCATCGGCCGCAACTACTTCAGAGCAGCCCTCGCCAAGGGCAGCGACATCGAGATCGTTGCTGTCAACGACCTCACCGACAACAAGGCTCTCGCCCATCTGCTGAAGTACGACACCATCGGTGGCCGTCTGAACGCAACCGTCGAACTCGACGGTGACAACATCGTCGTCAACGGCAAGCCGATCCTGGTGCTCGCCGAGCGCGACCCCGCAAACCTCCCCTGGGGCGAGCTCGGTGTCGACATCGTCATCGAGTCGACCGGCCGCTTCACCAAGTCGTCGGATGCCCGCAAGCACATCGAGGGCGGCGCCAAGAAGGTCATCGTCTCGGCTCCCGCCACCGGCGACGACGTGGCGACCCTCGTACTCGGTGTCAACGAAGGCACCTACGACTCTGCCATCCACGACATCATCTCGAACGCCTCGTGCACCACGAACTGCCTCGCGCCACTGGCCAAGGTCTTCATGGACAACTTCGGCATCGAGCGCGGGCTCATGACGACGGTTCACGCCTACACGGCCGACCAGAACCTGCAGGACGGGCCGCACAGCGATCTCCGCCGTGCCCGTGCCGCCGCTGCGAACATCATCCCGACGTCGACCGGTGCCGCCAAGGCACTCGGCCTCGTCATCCCCGAACTCGTCGGCAAGCTCGACGGCTACGCCCTTCGCGTTCCCGTGCCCACCGGCTCGATCACCGACCTCACCATCGAGACGAGCTCGGTCGTCACCGTCGAGCAGGTCAACGCCGCTTACAAGGCCGCCGCTGAGGGCCCCCTCAAGGGCATCCTCAAGTACACCGAAGACGAGATCGTCTCCAGCGACATCGTCGGCGACCCGCACTCCTCGATTTTCGACGCCGGCCTGACCAAGGTCATCGGCAACCAGGTCAAGGTCGCGTCGTGGTACGACAACGAGTGGGGCTACTCCAACCGCCTCGTCGACATCACCGAGTTCGTTGCCGCAAAGCTGTAAAAAGTGTTGCCGGGCCCTGCCCGGCAAGACGGATGTACTCGGATACTCAGAGAAAGTAAGAAGTGACGATACGCACCCTCGATTCCCTCGGGTCGCTCGCCGGTAAGACGGTCATCATCCGATGCGATCTGAACGTGCCATTGAAAGACGGCATCATCACCGACGACGGGCGAGTACGCGCGTCACTTCCCACGCTCCAGGCTCTTGCAGCCCAGGGTGCCCGGGTGGTCATTGTGAGCCACCTCGGGCGCCCTGAGGGCAAGCCTGAAGCGAAGTACAGCCTTGCCCCTGTGGCAGAACGATTGTCCGAGCTTCTCGGTGCCCCGGTGGCTTTCGCGACCGACACCGTGGGCGAGTCTGCTGCTGCCGCAGCATCCGATCTCTCAGACGGCGGATTCGCCCTGCTCGAAAACCTGCGATTCAATGCTGGTGAGACGAGCAAAGACGCGGATGCCCGGCGCACCTTCGCCGAACAACTCATCTCAGCCGTGTCAGCCGACGCCTTCGTCTCCGATGGATTCGGCGTCGTACATCGCAAGCAGGCGAGCGTCTTCGAACTCGCCGAACTGCTGCCGAGCGCCGCGGGCCTGCTCATCGAGAGCGAACTCCACGTTCTCGACCAGCTGACCGAGACGCCTACGCGCCCCTATGCCGTGGTGCTCGGAGGTTCGAAGGTCTCCGACAAACTCGGAGTCATCGGCCACCTCCTGCCCAAGGTCGACACGCTGCTCATCGGTGGCGGAATGCTCTTCACCTTCCTTGCGGCACAGGGCTTCCAGGTGGGCGCCAGCCTGCTCGAGAAAGACCAGATCGAGACCGTGAAGGGTTACCTCGCCAAGGCGAAGGAGCTCGGCGTCACGATCGTCCTTCCCACCGATGTCGTGGTCGCGTCGAAGTTCGGTGCAGACGCAGAACACACGGTGACCTCTGCTGAGACGATCGAAGAGACTCCGTTCGGAGCGAGCGGGCTCGGGCTCGACATCGGGCCCGACACTTCTGCCGCCTTCGCTGCGGTCATCGAGGCCTCGCACACCGTCTTCTGGAACGGCCCGATGGGTGTGTTCGAACTCGCGCCGTTCGCCGAAGGAACCCGTGCAGTCGCCGCCGCACTCACGCGCGTCGACGGCCTCGGCGTCGTCGGAGGTGGCGATTCAGCCGCTGCCGTTCGCGCACTTGGATTCACAGACGACCAATTCGGTCACATTTCAACTGGTGGCGGCGCGAGCCTCGAATTCCTCGAAGGCAAACGCCTGCCCGGCCTGGAGGTCCTCGGATGGTAAACACACAATCACCAGTTGGCCGGCTGCCGCTCATTGCCGGCAACTGGAAGCTCAACCTCGACCACCTGCAGGCCATCGCCTTCGTGCAGAAGCTCGCGTGGAGCCTGAAAGACGCCAGCCACTCGTACTCCGACGTGGAGGTGGCGATATTTCCCCCGTTCACCGACCTGCGCTCGGTGCAGACGCTCGTCTCGGCAGACAAACTCGAACTCGCCTACGGCGCGCAAGACGTTTCGGCGCACGACTCCGGCGCCTACACCGGCGAGATCTCTGGTGCATTCCTC contains:
- the rapZ gene encoding RNase adapter RapZ → MTLDTAQQQEVLIVTGMSGAGRSTVANALEDLGWYVVDNLPPQMLRPLVDLAEHAGQALPRLAAVVDVRGRDFFSDLQDIIQALRSGIQLRVVFLEATDAALVRRFEQVRRPHPLQGNGTLLDGIGAERARMTAIRESSDIIIDTSDLNIHQLATVVAERFAAVDTAGVQVTVMSFGFKYGAPSDADAMADCRFIPNPFWIPELRDKTGLDVEVADYVLAQEGAEEFIDNYAKALAPVLAGYQRENKRHATIAIGCTGGKHRSVAVARKLAELISTNPGVAVSIKHRDLGRE
- the gap gene encoding type I glyceraldehyde-3-phosphate dehydrogenase — translated: MSVKIGINGFGRIGRNYFRAALAKGSDIEIVAVNDLTDNKALAHLLKYDTIGGRLNATVELDGDNIVVNGKPILVLAERDPANLPWGELGVDIVIESTGRFTKSSDARKHIEGGAKKVIVSAPATGDDVATLVLGVNEGTYDSAIHDIISNASCTTNCLAPLAKVFMDNFGIERGLMTTVHAYTADQNLQDGPHSDLRRARAAAANIIPTSTGAAKALGLVIPELVGKLDGYALRVPVPTGSITDLTIETSSVVTVEQVNAAYKAAAEGPLKGILKYTEDEIVSSDIVGDPHSSIFDAGLTKVIGNQVKVASWYDNEWGYSNRLVDITEFVAAKL
- a CDS encoding superoxide dismutase encodes the protein MAEYTLPDLPYDYAALEPHISATIMTLHHDKHHATYVAGANAALAQLADARDSENLAVVNKLEKDLAFNLGGHVNHSIFWTNLSPEGGEPTGELAAGIDEFFGSFDKFKAHFTAVALGVQGSGWSVLAYDVIGKKLSIFQLFDQQGNVPFGLVPLLMLDVWEHAYYLDYKNVRPDYVKAFWNIVNWENVASRYAAASSKTDGLLILS
- a CDS encoding phosphoglycerate kinase → MTIRTLDSLGSLAGKTVIIRCDLNVPLKDGIITDDGRVRASLPTLQALAAQGARVVIVSHLGRPEGKPEAKYSLAPVAERLSELLGAPVAFATDTVGESAAAAASDLSDGGFALLENLRFNAGETSKDADARRTFAEQLISAVSADAFVSDGFGVVHRKQASVFELAELLPSAAGLLIESELHVLDQLTETPTRPYAVVLGGSKVSDKLGVIGHLLPKVDTLLIGGGMLFTFLAAQGFQVGASLLEKDQIETVKGYLAKAKELGVTIVLPTDVVVASKFGADAEHTVTSAETIEETPFGASGLGLDIGPDTSAAFAAVIEASHTVFWNGPMGVFELAPFAEGTRAVAAALTRVDGLGVVGGGDSAAAVRALGFTDDQFGHISTGGGASLEFLEGKRLPGLEVLGW
- the uvrC gene encoding excinuclease ABC subunit UvrC translates to MSDTVSYRPKAGEIPTQPGVYRFRDESGRVLYVGKAQNLRARLSNYFAPLRSLHERTRRMVTTASSVEWTVVATDIEALQLEYTWIKEFEPPFNVKFRDDKTYPFMAITLADEAPRVMVTRNQKIKGAKYFGPYPKIWAVHETIDLMIKAFPIRTCSDSSYKKAMQSGRPCFPGQIGRCGGPCSGKVTIEEHRELVNDFIAFMNGHDKRFVTEATKRMREASEAQEYEKAARYRDQLQALDAVLEKSNVVLADSVDTDLFGIEHDELAAAVQQFIVRGGRIRGVRAWMVDKELDLSTAELVDSILQTAYDGFVPPREIIVPDLPDDAEELEQWLSQRRGTSKVALKTAQRGEKAALMQTATLNAKNALMLYKMRRSTDFVARTEALTDIQNGLGMPDAPLRMECFDVSHLGGTNVVASMVVFEDGLARKDQYRRFTIPETTDDTDSIYQVITRRLAYLEEGSERADSDTAAKKFSYPPNLLIVDGGQPQVQAAARALKESGVTGIFLCGLAKRLEEIWLPDDDFPVILPRGSEALFLLQRIRDEAHRFAITHQRARRKRDITSVLSEIPGLGPARVKTLLKEFGSVTKLKQASAEQIAEVKGIGEVLATTIHHQLRS
- the whiA gene encoding DNA-binding protein WhiA, translated to MALTADVKTELTGVVVSKTAARAAELATILRFAGGLHLISGRIAIEAELETTELVKRVRKDLAELYGVRGDVSLIAASGARRSSYYLVRVLDGGETLARQTGLLDARRRPIRGLPNRLTTGSVEELAAVWRGAFLAQGSLTDPGRSAALEVICPGNESAMALVGAAARLHVAAKAREVRGVHRVVIRDGEAIASMLGLMGAKESVARWEEMRQRREVRATANRLVNFDDANLRRSAQAAVAACSRVERALEIIGDEVPEHLRYAGELRLNFRDASLDELGSHAEPPMTKDAIAGRIRRLLAMADKKATDLGIPGTDANLPPDLDD